From the genome of Lotus japonicus ecotype B-129 chromosome 6, LjGifu_v1.2, one region includes:
- the LOC130726036 gene encoding zinc finger CCCH domain-containing protein 17-like, protein MDIMRVPKRRLSERTQQPLAQICKFWLQGRCNRNPCTFWHGQTPPPPPQSTGYHHTKTNAPYCNSKEVLISKTTAGSRIAKPLSRCNARTPPENTLKHNSKSVLITKTGEGTCIPQASQKPSLSICKYWVTGNCTYGDQCRHLHSWHNGDGISTLAKLHEHKKTVTGIALPAGSDKLYSGSTDGTVRTWDCNTGQCANVTNLGAEVTSLICEGPWIFVGLLNAVKAWHIPTASEFTLVGPKGRVLAMIVGNDTLFAAAEDGVISAWKGSSDANSPFQLVASLSGHTKAVSCLTVGLNRLYSGSMDQSIKVWDLDTLECLMTLNGHTGEVTSLICWSDFLLSGASDCTIKIWVATEEGPLKVTYTHTLENGVVALNGMTDAEGKHVLCCSSRDNSVRLYELPSFSERGRLFSRKEIRSIEVGPGGLFFTGDGTGLVTVWKWLEDTKVAACS, encoded by the exons atggatATAATGAGGGTGCCAAAGAGAAGATTGAGTGAGAGAACTCAACAACCACTGGCTCAGATATGCAAATTCTGGCTTCAGGGGAGATGCAACAGAAACCCTTGCACTTTCTGGCATGGACAaacaccgccgccgccgccacaaTCTACTGGTTATCATCATACAAAGACGAACGCCCCTTACTGTAACTCCAAGGAAGTCTTGATTAGTAAGACCACAGCTGGATCCCGTATTGCCAAACCTCTAAGTAGATGCAATGCTAGGACTCCCCCTGAGAACACCCTCAAGCATAACTCCAAGTCCGTGTTGATTACAAAAACTGGAGAAGGGACATGTATTCCTCAAGCTTCTCAGAAGCCGTCACTCAGTATATGCAAATATTGGGTCACTGGCAATTGCACATATGGTGATCAGTGCCGGCATTTACATTCGTGGCACAATGGTGATGGGATATCTACATTAGCAAAGCTTCATGAACACAAGAAG ACTGTCACTGGGATTGCACTTCCAGCTGGATCAGACAAACTTTATTCTGGCAGCACAGATGGGACAGTTCGGACATGGGACTGCAATACTGGTCAATGTGCTAATGTAACAAACCTTGGAGCTGAAGTTACATCTTTAATCTGTGAGGGCCCATGGATTTTTGTTGGCCTGCTGAATGCGGTCAAG GCTTGGCATATTCCTACTGCTTCAGAGTTTACTCTTGTTGGACCTAAGGGGAGAGTCCTTGCCATGATTGTTGGCAATGACACACTTTTTGCTGCAGCAGAGGATGGTGTAATCTCTGCATGGAAAGGAAGCTCTGATGCCAACTCCCCTTTTCAACTGGTTGCATCACTAAGTGGCCACACTAAAGCTGTGTCTTGCCTGACTGTTGGTCTCAATAGGCTTTACTCAGGGTCGATGGACCAAAGCATAAAG GTTTGGGACCTTGATACTTTAGAGTGTTTAATGACACTCAATGGTCATACTGGGGAAGTTACATCACTTATATGTTGGAGCGATTTTCTGTTATCTGGCGCATCTGACTGCACTATTAAGATCTGGGTTGCCACAGAAGAGGGACCTTTGAAGGTGACATATACGCACACTCTAGAAAAT GGTGTTGTTGCACTTAATGGGATGACTGATGCAGAAGGCAAGCATGTATTGTGTTGCTCGTCCAGAGACAATTCTGTTCGCTTGTATGAATTGCCATC ATTTTCAGAGAGGGGTCGATTATTTTCAAGAAAAGAAATTCGATCAATTGAGGTTGGTCCTGGTGGGCTCTTCTTCACTGGTGATGGAACTGGTTTAGTGACAGTGTGGAAATGGTTGGAAGATACCAAGGTGGCAGCATGTTCTTGA
- the LOC130726916 gene encoding dirigent protein 16-like, whose translation MSLAVLLAFAMIAMPLRISAIDPLAATGKEPIIELYMHDILGGSNPTARPVTGLLGNIYSGQVPFAMPVGFNIPSGGIPIPNSNGAVPTVNGVTGIPLGTGLAGTTFAPNSGNNNQNNVQLQLGPDGLGLGFGTITCIDDILTSQPELGSQIVGRAQGVYVASSADGSRQMMVFTALFEGGEYGDSLNFYGLFKIGSTMSQLSVVGGTGKFKNAKGFAEVRPLIPAGQIATDGAETLLRIIVNLKY comes from the coding sequence ATGTCTCTTGCAGTGTTGCTTGCTTTTGCAATGATAGCAATGCCATTGAGGATATCAGCAATTGACCCTCTTGCAGCCACTGGAAAAGAACCCATCATTGAGCTATACATGCATGACATTCTTGGAGGGAGTAACCCAACAGCTAGACCAGTAACAGGTTTGCTAGGAAACATATACAGTGGTCAAGTCCCCTTTGCAATGCCAGTAGGATTCAATATCCCAAGTGGTGGGATTCCAATCCCCAATTCCAATGGTGCTGTTCCCACTGTCAATGGTGTTACTGGTATCCCTCTTGGAACTGGTTTGGCTGGTACTACCTTTGCACCAAACTCAGGCAACAACAACCAAAATAATGTTCAGTTGCAGTTAGGACCTGATGGATTGGGACTAGGGTTTGGTACAATCACTTGTATTGATGATATACTGACATCTCAACCTGAATTGGGTTCCCAAATAGTTGGGAGGGCTCAGGGGGTTTATGTGGCGAGTTCCGCCGATGGGAGTAGGCAGATGATGGTATTCACAGCTTTGTTTGAAGGAGGGGAATATGGGGATAGTTTGAACTTCTATGGTTTGTTCAAGATAGGAAGCACCATGTCACAGTTATCTGTGGTAGGGGGAACAGGGAAGTTCAAGAATGCAAAGGGGTTTGCTGAAGTGAGACCTCTTATCCCAGCAGGACAGATTGCCACTGATGGTGCTGAGACATTGCTGAGGATCATTGTAAATTTGAAatactga
- the LOC130722889 gene encoding dirigent protein 16-like produces MSKESIHYQIEEAASTFETLGNKMVKGSLALAAFYNFAMLVAFTHLATTIAAIDPLAATGKEPIIELYMHDILGGSNPTARPVTGLLGNIYSGQVPFATPVGFNLPQGGIPIPNANGAVPTVNGVTGIPLGTGLAGTTFAPNSGNNNQNNAQLQLGPDGLGLGFGTITVIDDILTSQPELGSQIVGKAQGVYVASSADGTRQMMAFTALFEGGEYGDSLNFYGLYKIGSTMSQLSVIGGTGKFKNARGFAELRSLIPPGQIATDGAETLLRMTIHLKY; encoded by the exons ATGTCAAAGGAGAGT ATTCATTACcaaatagaagaagcagcatCCACATTTGAAACACTTGGGAACAAGATGGTTAAGGGATCATTAGCTCTAGCTGCTTTTTACAATTTTGCGATGTTGGTGGCCTTCACACATTTGGCAACAACTATAGCAGCAATTGACCCTCTTGCAGCCACAGGGAAAGAACCTATCATTGAGCTTTACATGCATGACATTCTTGGCGGAAGTAACCCAACAGCTCGACCGGTAACTGGGTTGCTTGGGAACATATACAGTGGCCAAGTACCCTTTGCAACCCCAGTAGGATTCAACCTACCACAAGGTGGCATTCCCATCCCCAATGCCAATGGTGCTGTTCCCACTGTCAATGGGGTTACTGGTATCCCACTAGGAACTGGTTTGGCTGGTACTACCTTTGCACCAAACTCAGGCAACAACAACCAAAACAATGCTCAGCTGCAGTTAGGACCTGATGGACTGGGCCTAGGTTTCGGGACAATCACAGTAATCGATGATATACTTACCTCTCAACCTGAGTTGGGTTCCCAAATAGTTGGTAAGGCTCAAGGAGTGTATGTGGCGAGTTCCGCAGATGGGACCAGACAGATGATGGCGTTCACAGCCCTGTTCGAAGGAGGGGAATATGGGGATAGCTTGAACTTCTATGGCCTGTACAAGATAGGAAGCACCATGTCACAATTATCAGTAATAGGGGGAACAGGAAAGTTCAAGAATGCAAGAGGGTTTGCAGAACTGAGATCTCTTATCCCACCAGGACAGATTGCTACAGATGGTGCTGAGACATTGC